One stretch of Anabrus simplex isolate iqAnaSimp1 chromosome 3, ASM4041472v1, whole genome shotgun sequence DNA includes these proteins:
- the LOC136866589 gene encoding uncharacterized protein DDB_G0286299, producing the protein MADTKTETKETTVTSPEKKKVEEKVGNVDEDSKASENGVEKPKENGTVDEKDGAEDSKDSKENGDSTDSTSATKRKSESADAPDGKKEGASPEKKAKLDEKVEESATANGEAEAVA; encoded by the exons ATGGCAGATACCAAAACCGAAACAAA GGAAACCACTGTCACTTCCCCAGAGAAGAAGAAGGTGGAGGAGAAAGTGGGGAATGTAGATGAAGATTCTAAAGCTTCTGAAAATGGAGTTGAGAAGCCAAAGGAAAATGGCACTGTAGATGAGAAGGATGGTGCAGAAGATTCAAAAGATTCCAAGGAAAATGGAGATTCAACAG ACTCAACGAGTGCCACAAAAAGAAAATCCGAAAGTGCGGATGCTCCCGATGGCAAGAAGGAAGGTGCCAGTCCGGAGAAGAAGGCTAAGTTAGACGAGAAGGTGGAAGAATCGGCAACAGCGAATGGCGAAGCCGAGGCGGTCGCTTAA